From Candidatus Polarisedimenticolia bacterium, one genomic window encodes:
- a CDS encoding PadR family transcriptional regulator translates to MADSKAELLRGTLDLLILKTLALQPMHGWGIAQRIQQVSQEVFSVNQGSLYPALHRLEQQGWIDADWSDSDNNRRAKFYRLTARGRKQLASEERNWERVAAAVARILQTS, encoded by the coding sequence ATGGCCGATTCGAAAGCGGAGCTGCTGCGGGGCACGCTCGATCTGCTCATCCTGAAGACCCTGGCCTTGCAGCCGATGCACGGCTGGGGCATCGCGCAGCGCATCCAACAGGTCTCCCAGGAAGTTTTCAGCGTGAACCAGGGGTCGCTGTATCCGGCGCTGCACCGTCTCGAGCAGCAGGGCTGGATCGACGCCGACTGGTCGGATTCGGACAACAACCGGCGCGCCAAGTTCTACCGGCTGACCGCCAGGGGGCGAAAGCAGCTGGCGAGCGAGGAGCGCAACTGGGAGCGGGTCGCCGCCGCGGTCGCGCGCATCCTGCAGACGAGCTGA